The Pelodiscus sinensis isolate JC-2024 chromosome 5, ASM4963464v1, whole genome shotgun sequence genome includes a region encoding these proteins:
- the FGF5 gene encoding fibroblast growth factor 5 isoform X3, with protein MSKKGKLHSSAKFTEDCKFRERFQENSYNTYASAVYRTEKTGREWYVALNKRGKAKRGCSPRVKPQHISTHFLPRFKQAEQPELSFTVTVPEKKKSPASTPAKPKVSLSVPRKNPNTVKYRLKFRFG; from the coding sequence GCCAAATTCACAGAAGACTGCAAGTTCAGGGAGAGGTTTCAAGAAAACAGCTATAACACATATGCCTCGGCAGTTTACAGGACTGAAAAGACTGGGAGAGAATGGTACGTAGCTTTGAACAAGAGGGGCAAAGCCAAAAGAGGCTGTAGTCCCCGGGTGAAACCCCAGCACATCTCCACCCATTTCCTTCCAAGGTTCAAACAGGCTGAGCAGCCAGAACTGTCTTTCACCGTCACTGTCCCCGAAAAGAAAAAGTCACCTGCCTCCACCCCAGCAAAACCAAAGGTTTCATTGTCTGTGCCTCGGAAGAACCCCAACACTGTTAAATACAGACTGAAGTTTCGCTTTGGATAG